The genomic window GTCCGTTGCGGTCGATCGCTTGGCGAAAGTACCCCTGCTGGTACAGTAGCCCGACCCCGACCACGGGCACGCCCAGGTCGCTGTTCGCTTTGAGCTGATCGCCGGCCACGTTGCCGAGCCCGCCCGAGTAGATGGGCAGGGCCTCACTCAACATGAATTCCATGCTGAAATAGGCGGCGCAAGTGAGTGCCCCGGTCGGACAATTCTGCTGGAACCACCCCGGCGCCTCGGCCGCCGTGCGCTTGGCCGCCAGGAGGCGATCGACGGTCCCGCGAAAACCGCGGTCGGCCAGGAGGTGGACGAGCCGGTCCCGCGAAACGGTCTGGAGCACGACCCAGGGGTTGTGCGTGAGGCCCCAGAGCTCGGGATCGAGTTCCCGCCACACCTGGTCGGTCGCATGGTTCCACGACCAGCGCAGATCCAGGGCCAGCTCCGCGAGGGAACCGTACCCCTCGATCTCGGTTCGGCGCAGGCTGTAGGTCGGATAACTGGCGTGTGCTTGCTGGTTCATGGTTCCTTCTCCGGACTGACTCGGGGGCTATGATTCTGAGGCGTCAGTTCGGATTCCCTTCGGCACGCCACAGCTCCTCGGCTTCGCTGACCGTCTGTTCGTGTGGTGCCGGCGACGTGAGGGCCGCGTCCGGCGCAGATCCCGCGTCGAGCGCGGCTCCGACGATCGTCCGGGCTTCCTCCAGGATGCGCTTCAGGTGGTCCGCCCCCTTGAAGCTCTCCGCATAGATCTTGTAGATGCTCTCGGTACCCGACGGACGGGCCGCGAACCAGCCGCTCTCGGCGACGACCTTTAATCCACCGATGGGGGCGTCGTTGGCCGGAGCGCGGGTGAGGATCGCCCGGATTTTTTCCCCCGCCAGTTCGGTGAGTTTCACCTGTTGGGGTGAGAGCTTCGCGAGCAGTTGCTTTTGCCCGGGAGTGGCCGGAGACTCGACGCGGTCGTAGGCGGGCTCACCGAACTCGCGCGTGAGGTCCCGGTAAAGTTCGCCGGGGTCGCGGCCCATCCGGGCCGTGATCTCGGCCGCCAGCAGGGCCGGGATGATGCCGTCCTTGTCCGTCGTCCACACGCTCCCGTCCCGACGGAGGAACGAAGCCCCCGCGCTCTCCTCGCCGCCGAAGCCCAGCGACCCGTCGAGGAGCCCGTCGACGAACCACTTGAAGCCGACGGGCACCTCGTACAGCTTCCGGTCCAGCTTCGCGGCCACCCGGTCGATCATCTGGGTGCTCACGAGCGTCTTCCCGACTGCGGCTCCGTTACTCCAGGTCGGCCGGTGTTGGAAGAGGTAACGAACGACGACCGAAAGGTAGTGATTGGGGGGGAGCAGGCCCGCGCTCCGGGTCACGATCCCGTGCCGGTCGTGGTCCGTATCGCACGCGAAGGCGATATCGAATTGGTCCTTCAGGCCGATCAACCGGGCCATCGCATAGGGGGATGACGGGTCCATCCGGATCTGGCCGTCCCAATCGACAGTCATGAACCGGAAGGTCGGATCGACGACCTTATTGACGACGGTGAGGTTCAGCCCGTAGCGCTCGGCGATCGGCTCCCAGTAGTGGACCCCGGCGCCGCCGAGCGGATCGACCCCCAGGCGGATCTTCGCACCGCGAATGGCATCCATATCGATCACATTGCCGAGGTCTTTCGTGTAGGCGTCGAGGTAGTCGTGTCGGTGGGTCGTGGAGGCCCGCAATGCCCGCTCGTAAGGAACCCGGTTCACCCCCCGCAGGCCACTCGCGAGAAACTCGTTGGCTTTCGCCTCGATCCAACCCGTTATGGCGGGTTCCGCCGGCCCGCCGTGGGGCGGGTTATACTTGAACCCGCCGTCGTGGGGCGGGTTGTGCGAGGGCGTGACGACAATGCCATCGGCGCGGCCCGTCGTTCGTCCGCGGTTGTAGGTCAGAATCGCGTGAGACACGGCCGGGGTCGGGGTGTATTCGTCATCCTTCGCGAGCAGGACTTCGACACCGTTGGCCGCCAACACCTCCAACGCGCTAGCGAGGGCCGGCACGGAAAGCGCGTGCGTGTCCATGCCGAGGAACAACGGGCCGTCGATCCCCTTCCGCAGCCGGTACAAACAGATGGCCTGACTAATGGCCAGGATGTGCCACTCGTTAAACGCCGTATCGAATGAGGAACCGCGATGCCCGGAGGTGCCGAACTCAACCCGTTGCGCCGGCACCGAGGCGTCAGGCGCCTCGGCGAAATAGGCTGTGATAAGTCGGGGCACGTTAACGAGCACCGATGGGTCGGCCGGCTTTCCCGCCAGCGAACTGACTTTCATAGCGGTTCCCTCCCTTGCCGAGACGACATCTTTTTGAGTATTCCGTAGCACCGGCTCAGGATGTTCGTTGAATTGTCATGTATGGGTAGGGGTTCGGCCCGGTCTTCGAGTTCGGGGATGATGCGCTGCGTCAGTACCCTCCTCGGATGAGCCCTCAGGGACCGGCGTTCGGGGATTCCAGCTCCCGGACTTTTGCCAAGCGGCGCTTGTGGCGCTCGGCGCCGCCGAAGCGGGCGGCGAGAAAAGACTCGATCAGTTCCCGGGCGAGCGCGGGCCCGATCACTTTCCCACCCAGGCAGAAGACATTCATGTCGTCATCCTCGACACCCTGATGGGCGGAGAACACGTCGTGGATGAGCCCGGCACGCACGCCCGGAATTTTGTTCGCGGCGACGGATGCCCCCACGCCGCTCCCGCAGAGCGCCAGGCCGCGCTCGACCGTCCCGGCAGCGACGGCCCTGGCCAGGGGGACGATGAAATCGGGGTAGTCGTCGCCGGCGTCGAGTTCGTAGGCGCCGAAGTCCACCATCACATATCCGGAACCGCGGAGTGACTCCGCGAGTTGCACTTTCAAGGCGAACCCTCCGTGGTCCGAGGCGATTCCTACGCGCATCATGGTCGTTCCTTGAGTACCCTCTCACCAGGCGTTGGCCCCGGTGACGGCAACCCTTTGCTGTGAAGCCTCGTGCTTTCTTTACCCCGTGACTGGGGCCGAGGGTGGGCTTTATCGGCTCCGTCCCTCGGGGTCCTGCGAACCATCCGCTCGCGCCGACCGACCCAACCCGCCGAACATTCCAACAGCGAGAGGGGCCGAAAGACTACCGGTCGACTTTCACCTGTCGGCGACCGAAGCCGTCCGTCCGAGCGTTTCATCGCTCGGGCGGGCAGATCGAG from Fimbriiglobus ruber includes these protein-coding regions:
- a CDS encoding RpiB/LacA/LacB family sugar-phosphate isomerase; this encodes MRVGIASDHGGFALKVQLAESLRGSGYVMVDFGAYELDAGDDYPDFIVPLARAVAAGTVERGLALCGSGVGASVAANKIPGVRAGLIHDVFSAHQGVEDDDMNVFCLGGKVIGPALARELIESFLAARFGGAERHKRRLAKVRELESPNAGP
- the pgm gene encoding phosphoglucomutase (alpha-D-glucose-1,6-bisphosphate-dependent); translation: MKVSSLAGKPADPSVLVNVPRLITAYFAEAPDASVPAQRVEFGTSGHRGSSFDTAFNEWHILAISQAICLYRLRKGIDGPLFLGMDTHALSVPALASALEVLAANGVEVLLAKDDEYTPTPAVSHAILTYNRGRTTGRADGIVVTPSHNPPHDGGFKYNPPHGGPAEPAITGWIEAKANEFLASGLRGVNRVPYERALRASTTHRHDYLDAYTKDLGNVIDMDAIRGAKIRLGVDPLGGAGVHYWEPIAERYGLNLTVVNKVVDPTFRFMTVDWDGQIRMDPSSPYAMARLIGLKDQFDIAFACDTDHDRHGIVTRSAGLLPPNHYLSVVVRYLFQHRPTWSNGAAVGKTLVSTQMIDRVAAKLDRKLYEVPVGFKWFVDGLLDGSLGFGGEESAGASFLRRDGSVWTTDKDGIIPALLAAEITARMGRDPGELYRDLTREFGEPAYDRVESPATPGQKQLLAKLSPQQVKLTELAGEKIRAILTRAPANDAPIGGLKVVAESGWFAARPSGTESIYKIYAESFKGADHLKRILEEARTIVGAALDAGSAPDAALTSPAPHEQTVSEAEELWRAEGNPN